The Patagioenas fasciata isolate bPatFas1 chromosome 3, bPatFas1.hap1, whole genome shotgun sequence genome contains a region encoding:
- the TAGAP gene encoding T-cell activation Rho GTPase-activating protein isoform X3: MPGPRAGGTARRGSGGGVPGVSAPEAPLKPVPSRRSSAPSLLFSKGLSKPWLPSASLREVKELWLDSLLGQTKGSKETRVSRAPRIKLLMKVLSSCNTSKTLNAGNMESLIECQSEADAKKCPQLVPVDTEDGLCHSMADGTKKRKKVISQSFTLRRRSANGNSSGQLDSGAKITLFGQPLALICGEDDTLPQPVQDLLAILCMKGPSTEGIFRKAANEKARKELKEDLNKGGNVDLKSKSVHLLAVVLKDFLRNIPSKLLSADLYEKWMQALEKPSKQEKIEELKEVADKLPRPNLVLLKHLLSLLHHISQNAKTNRMDSSNLAICVGPNMLSPEVDNTLPLEVQKEMNDKVTVLVEFLINNCSEIFGEDIALPVCASAEESSDHTNSSTEHLCAALQNDSAYDSPDPEAEGSPSNSQMKPPKGRSTSVSRRHPGHISAPSLTNFRNDISTMDRRYSEPDLSFQNRLEGRIRKQKLNKSEDNFPVQQKQPELEALEKRLAILPSQLSTDSLPKTSSTCSLESSDGSVFTSSPVVSPSSPKKTFLNRPQSFSTKATEDCSTSSREIKRHSMSFSFANRRKTLKKTQSWGPGKNMGFQRDSFIKKEEELSCRIVQGNSPDDNKPLPLVYQQRPRFRSADEVFREVDQRNPGRPPSYEEATKNCLATKIPSHNLTVQSMRLKMSNQDALPPHSCSSCAQDAAYTALRDLASGRVSAATDSEAETETLSVTVGKNSRVSLPVTPGVYRLRAMSESCQKNKLEYVARRCSQPVFEVDQIQYAKESYV; encoded by the exons TTTGCGGGAGGTGAAAGAGCTCTGGCTGGACTCACTCCTTGG GCAAACAAAAGGATCGAAGGAAACCAGAGTGTCCAGAGCTCCCCGGATCAAACTCCTAATGAAAGTGTTAAGCAGCTGTAATACT TCAAAGACACTAAATGCTGGGAACATGGAGAGTCTGATTGAGTGCCAGTCAGAG GCTGATGCCAAGAAATGCCCCCAGCTGGTCCCAGTAGATACTGAAGACGGACTTTGCCACTCAATGG CAGAtggaacaaagaaaagaaagaaggtgaTATCACAGTCATTTACTCTGAGACGAAGGTCTGCCAATGGGAATTCCTCAGGGCAGCTAGATTCGGGTGCCAAAATCACTCTGTTTGGCCAGCCGCTGGCACTCATCTGTGGGGAAGATGACACACTCCCCCAGCCAGTTCAG gatCTCCTAGCTATACTGTGTATGAAAGGACCTTCCACTGAAGGGATATTCAGAAAAGCTGCCAATGAGAAAGCACGAAAAGAGTTGAAGGAGGATCTAAACAAAGGCGGGAACGTTGATTTAAAAAGCAAATCTGTGCACCTGCTGGCAGTGGTCTTGAAG GACTTCCTCCGAAATATTCCCTCCAAACTCCTGTCGGCTGACCTCTATGAGAAGTGGATGCAAGCTCTAGAGAAGCCAAGCAAGCAGGAAAAAATTGAAGAATTGAAAGA GGTGGCTGACAAACTGCCGAGACCAAACCTTGTGTTGCTCAAGCACTTGCTGTCTCTGCTCCACCACATCAGCCAAAATGCCAAGACCAACAGGATGGACTCCAGCAATCTGGCCATCTGCGTTGGACCAAATATGCTGAGCCCAGAGGTGGACAACACGCTCCCGCTGGAAGTGCAGAAGGAGATGAATGACAAG gtgacagtgttgGTGGAGTTTCTCATAAACAACTGCTCAGAAATATTTGGGGAGGACATTGCCTTGCCTGTCTGTGCCTCGGCTGAGGAGTCATCAGATCACACCAACAGCTCCACAG AACACCTATGTGCTGCTCTTCAGAATGACTCTGCCTATGACAGCCCGGATCCTGAAGCTGAAGGCAGCCCTAGTAACTCTCAGATGAAGCCGCCCAAAGGGAGGAGCACTAGTGTGAGCAGAAGACATCCAGGACACATCTCTGCCCCTTCACTGACTAATTTCAGAAATGACATCAGCACGATGGACAGGAGGTACTCAGAGCCAGACCTGTCCTTCCAGAACCGCCTTGAAGGCAGGATAAGGAAGCAGAAGCTGAACAAAAGTGAGGACAATTTTCCGGTTCAGCAGAAACAGCCAGAGTTGGAGGCACTGGAGAAACGTCTTGCAATCTTACCTTCACAATTATCAACTGACTCTCTACCCAAAACATCCTCCACTTGCTCCCTGGAGAGCTCTGATGGCTCAGTCTTCACCAGCTCCCCAGTAGTTTCACCCTCTAGTCCCAAAAAGACCTTTTTAAATAGGCCCCAGTCCTTTTCCACCAAGGCTACCGAAGACTGCAGTACATCTAGCAGAGAGATCAAAAGGCATTCCATGTCATTCTCTTTTGCAAATCGCAGGAAAactctaaaaaaaacccagagttgGGGGCCTGGAAAAAACATGggttttcagagagacagtttcataaagaaagaagaagaattgTCCTGCAGAATTGTCCAAGGGAACAGCCCTGATGACAACAAGCCGttgcctctggtgtatcagcaaAGGCCCCGTTTCAGGTCAGCTGATGAAGTGTTCAGAGAGGTAGACCAAAGGAATCCTGGAAGACCACCGTCTTATGAAGAGGCTACTAAAAACTGCCTGGCCACTAAAATTCCCTCCCACAATCTCACAGTTCAATCTATGAGATTAAAGATGTCAAACCAGGACGCTTTGCCACCACATTCATGCAGCAGCTGTGCACAGGACGCAGCATATACAGCTCTAAGGGATCTAGCCAGTGGCAGAGTTTCTGCAGCAACGGACTCTGAGGCGGAAACTGAAACCCTCAGTGTCACTGTGGGAAAAAACTCCCGTGTGAGTTTACCTGTGACCCCGGGAGTCTACCGATTGAGAGCCATGTCTGAATCCTGTCAAAAGAACAAACTTGAGTATGTGGCTCGGAGGTGCAGCCAGCCCGTTTTTGAGGTAGACCAGATCCAGTATGCTAAGGAATCCTATGTTTAA
- the TAGAP gene encoding T-cell activation Rho GTPase-activating protein isoform X5 — protein MVAFSQCNLVWGCIFKLQNLRSMSSQRTDGTHCPLPVRRSCPHCSPLCTSHLTLVMLNGTFTWQTKGSKETRVSRAPRIKLLMKVLSSCNTSKTLNAGNMESLIECQSEADAKKCPQLVPVDTEDGLCHSMADGTKKRKKVISQSFTLRRRSANGNSSGQLDSGAKITLFGQPLALICGEDDTLPQPVQDLLAILCMKGPSTEGIFRKAANEKARKELKEDLNKGGNVDLKSKSVHLLAVVLKDFLRNIPSKLLSADLYEKWMQALEKPSKQEKIEELKEVADKLPRPNLVLLKHLLSLLHHISQNAKTNRMDSSNLAICVGPNMLSPEVDNTLPLEVQKEMNDKVTVLVEFLINNCSEIFGEDIALPVCASAEESSDHTNSSTEHLCAALQNDSAYDSPDPEAEGSPSNSQMKPPKGRSTSVSRRHPGHISAPSLTNFRNDISTMDRRYSEPDLSFQNRLEGRIRKQKLNKSEDNFPVQQKQPELEALEKRLAILPSQLSTDSLPKTSSTCSLESSDGSVFTSSPVVSPSSPKKTFLNRPQSFSTKATEDCSTSSREIKRHSMSFSFANRRKTLKKTQSWGPGKNMGFQRDSFIKKEEELSCRIVQGNSPDDNKPLPLVYQQRPRFRSADEVFREVDQRNPGRPPSYEEATKNCLATKIPSHNLTVQSMRLKMSNQDALPPHSCSSCAQDAAYTALRDLASGRVSAATDSEAETETLSVTVGKNSRVSLPVTPGVYRLRAMSESCQKNKLEYVARRCSQPVFEVDQIQYAKESYV, from the exons TGTAACTTGGTCTGGGGATGCATCTTTAAACTGCAAAATCTAAGGTCCATGAGCAGTCAAAGGACAGATGGCACCCACTGCCCTTTACCAGTAAGGAGAAGCTGCCCACACTGCAGCCCGCTCTGCACATCCCACCTCACACTGGTGATGCTAAATGGAACCTTTACCTG GCAAACAAAAGGATCGAAGGAAACCAGAGTGTCCAGAGCTCCCCGGATCAAACTCCTAATGAAAGTGTTAAGCAGCTGTAATACT TCAAAGACACTAAATGCTGGGAACATGGAGAGTCTGATTGAGTGCCAGTCAGAG GCTGATGCCAAGAAATGCCCCCAGCTGGTCCCAGTAGATACTGAAGACGGACTTTGCCACTCAATGG CAGAtggaacaaagaaaagaaagaaggtgaTATCACAGTCATTTACTCTGAGACGAAGGTCTGCCAATGGGAATTCCTCAGGGCAGCTAGATTCGGGTGCCAAAATCACTCTGTTTGGCCAGCCGCTGGCACTCATCTGTGGGGAAGATGACACACTCCCCCAGCCAGTTCAG gatCTCCTAGCTATACTGTGTATGAAAGGACCTTCCACTGAAGGGATATTCAGAAAAGCTGCCAATGAGAAAGCACGAAAAGAGTTGAAGGAGGATCTAAACAAAGGCGGGAACGTTGATTTAAAAAGCAAATCTGTGCACCTGCTGGCAGTGGTCTTGAAG GACTTCCTCCGAAATATTCCCTCCAAACTCCTGTCGGCTGACCTCTATGAGAAGTGGATGCAAGCTCTAGAGAAGCCAAGCAAGCAGGAAAAAATTGAAGAATTGAAAGA GGTGGCTGACAAACTGCCGAGACCAAACCTTGTGTTGCTCAAGCACTTGCTGTCTCTGCTCCACCACATCAGCCAAAATGCCAAGACCAACAGGATGGACTCCAGCAATCTGGCCATCTGCGTTGGACCAAATATGCTGAGCCCAGAGGTGGACAACACGCTCCCGCTGGAAGTGCAGAAGGAGATGAATGACAAG gtgacagtgttgGTGGAGTTTCTCATAAACAACTGCTCAGAAATATTTGGGGAGGACATTGCCTTGCCTGTCTGTGCCTCGGCTGAGGAGTCATCAGATCACACCAACAGCTCCACAG AACACCTATGTGCTGCTCTTCAGAATGACTCTGCCTATGACAGCCCGGATCCTGAAGCTGAAGGCAGCCCTAGTAACTCTCAGATGAAGCCGCCCAAAGGGAGGAGCACTAGTGTGAGCAGAAGACATCCAGGACACATCTCTGCCCCTTCACTGACTAATTTCAGAAATGACATCAGCACGATGGACAGGAGGTACTCAGAGCCAGACCTGTCCTTCCAGAACCGCCTTGAAGGCAGGATAAGGAAGCAGAAGCTGAACAAAAGTGAGGACAATTTTCCGGTTCAGCAGAAACAGCCAGAGTTGGAGGCACTGGAGAAACGTCTTGCAATCTTACCTTCACAATTATCAACTGACTCTCTACCCAAAACATCCTCCACTTGCTCCCTGGAGAGCTCTGATGGCTCAGTCTTCACCAGCTCCCCAGTAGTTTCACCCTCTAGTCCCAAAAAGACCTTTTTAAATAGGCCCCAGTCCTTTTCCACCAAGGCTACCGAAGACTGCAGTACATCTAGCAGAGAGATCAAAAGGCATTCCATGTCATTCTCTTTTGCAAATCGCAGGAAAactctaaaaaaaacccagagttgGGGGCCTGGAAAAAACATGggttttcagagagacagtttcataaagaaagaagaagaattgTCCTGCAGAATTGTCCAAGGGAACAGCCCTGATGACAACAAGCCGttgcctctggtgtatcagcaaAGGCCCCGTTTCAGGTCAGCTGATGAAGTGTTCAGAGAGGTAGACCAAAGGAATCCTGGAAGACCACCGTCTTATGAAGAGGCTACTAAAAACTGCCTGGCCACTAAAATTCCCTCCCACAATCTCACAGTTCAATCTATGAGATTAAAGATGTCAAACCAGGACGCTTTGCCACCACATTCATGCAGCAGCTGTGCACAGGACGCAGCATATACAGCTCTAAGGGATCTAGCCAGTGGCAGAGTTTCTGCAGCAACGGACTCTGAGGCGGAAACTGAAACCCTCAGTGTCACTGTGGGAAAAAACTCCCGTGTGAGTTTACCTGTGACCCCGGGAGTCTACCGATTGAGAGCCATGTCTGAATCCTGTCAAAAGAACAAACTTGAGTATGTGGCTCGGAGGTGCAGCCAGCCCGTTTTTGAGGTAGACCAGATCCAGTATGCTAAGGAATCCTATGTTTAA
- the TAGAP gene encoding T-cell activation Rho GTPase-activating protein isoform X1 yields MVAFSQCNLVWGCIFKLQNLRSMSSQRTDGTHCPLPVRRSCPHCSPLCTSHLTLVMLNGTFTCLREVKELWLDSLLGQTKGSKETRVSRAPRIKLLMKVLSSCNTSKTLNAGNMESLIECQSEADAKKCPQLVPVDTEDGLCHSMADGTKKRKKVISQSFTLRRRSANGNSSGQLDSGAKITLFGQPLALICGEDDTLPQPVQDLLAILCMKGPSTEGIFRKAANEKARKELKEDLNKGGNVDLKSKSVHLLAVVLKDFLRNIPSKLLSADLYEKWMQALEKPSKQEKIEELKEVADKLPRPNLVLLKHLLSLLHHISQNAKTNRMDSSNLAICVGPNMLSPEVDNTLPLEVQKEMNDKVTVLVEFLINNCSEIFGEDIALPVCASAEESSDHTNSSTEHLCAALQNDSAYDSPDPEAEGSPSNSQMKPPKGRSTSVSRRHPGHISAPSLTNFRNDISTMDRRYSEPDLSFQNRLEGRIRKQKLNKSEDNFPVQQKQPELEALEKRLAILPSQLSTDSLPKTSSTCSLESSDGSVFTSSPVVSPSSPKKTFLNRPQSFSTKATEDCSTSSREIKRHSMSFSFANRRKTLKKTQSWGPGKNMGFQRDSFIKKEEELSCRIVQGNSPDDNKPLPLVYQQRPRFRSADEVFREVDQRNPGRPPSYEEATKNCLATKIPSHNLTVQSMRLKMSNQDALPPHSCSSCAQDAAYTALRDLASGRVSAATDSEAETETLSVTVGKNSRVSLPVTPGVYRLRAMSESCQKNKLEYVARRCSQPVFEVDQIQYAKESYV; encoded by the exons TGTAACTTGGTCTGGGGATGCATCTTTAAACTGCAAAATCTAAGGTCCATGAGCAGTCAAAGGACAGATGGCACCCACTGCCCTTTACCAGTAAGGAGAAGCTGCCCACACTGCAGCCCGCTCTGCACATCCCACCTCACACTGGTGATGCTAAATGGAACCTTTACCTG TTTGCGGGAGGTGAAAGAGCTCTGGCTGGACTCACTCCTTGG GCAAACAAAAGGATCGAAGGAAACCAGAGTGTCCAGAGCTCCCCGGATCAAACTCCTAATGAAAGTGTTAAGCAGCTGTAATACT TCAAAGACACTAAATGCTGGGAACATGGAGAGTCTGATTGAGTGCCAGTCAGAG GCTGATGCCAAGAAATGCCCCCAGCTGGTCCCAGTAGATACTGAAGACGGACTTTGCCACTCAATGG CAGAtggaacaaagaaaagaaagaaggtgaTATCACAGTCATTTACTCTGAGACGAAGGTCTGCCAATGGGAATTCCTCAGGGCAGCTAGATTCGGGTGCCAAAATCACTCTGTTTGGCCAGCCGCTGGCACTCATCTGTGGGGAAGATGACACACTCCCCCAGCCAGTTCAG gatCTCCTAGCTATACTGTGTATGAAAGGACCTTCCACTGAAGGGATATTCAGAAAAGCTGCCAATGAGAAAGCACGAAAAGAGTTGAAGGAGGATCTAAACAAAGGCGGGAACGTTGATTTAAAAAGCAAATCTGTGCACCTGCTGGCAGTGGTCTTGAAG GACTTCCTCCGAAATATTCCCTCCAAACTCCTGTCGGCTGACCTCTATGAGAAGTGGATGCAAGCTCTAGAGAAGCCAAGCAAGCAGGAAAAAATTGAAGAATTGAAAGA GGTGGCTGACAAACTGCCGAGACCAAACCTTGTGTTGCTCAAGCACTTGCTGTCTCTGCTCCACCACATCAGCCAAAATGCCAAGACCAACAGGATGGACTCCAGCAATCTGGCCATCTGCGTTGGACCAAATATGCTGAGCCCAGAGGTGGACAACACGCTCCCGCTGGAAGTGCAGAAGGAGATGAATGACAAG gtgacagtgttgGTGGAGTTTCTCATAAACAACTGCTCAGAAATATTTGGGGAGGACATTGCCTTGCCTGTCTGTGCCTCGGCTGAGGAGTCATCAGATCACACCAACAGCTCCACAG AACACCTATGTGCTGCTCTTCAGAATGACTCTGCCTATGACAGCCCGGATCCTGAAGCTGAAGGCAGCCCTAGTAACTCTCAGATGAAGCCGCCCAAAGGGAGGAGCACTAGTGTGAGCAGAAGACATCCAGGACACATCTCTGCCCCTTCACTGACTAATTTCAGAAATGACATCAGCACGATGGACAGGAGGTACTCAGAGCCAGACCTGTCCTTCCAGAACCGCCTTGAAGGCAGGATAAGGAAGCAGAAGCTGAACAAAAGTGAGGACAATTTTCCGGTTCAGCAGAAACAGCCAGAGTTGGAGGCACTGGAGAAACGTCTTGCAATCTTACCTTCACAATTATCAACTGACTCTCTACCCAAAACATCCTCCACTTGCTCCCTGGAGAGCTCTGATGGCTCAGTCTTCACCAGCTCCCCAGTAGTTTCACCCTCTAGTCCCAAAAAGACCTTTTTAAATAGGCCCCAGTCCTTTTCCACCAAGGCTACCGAAGACTGCAGTACATCTAGCAGAGAGATCAAAAGGCATTCCATGTCATTCTCTTTTGCAAATCGCAGGAAAactctaaaaaaaacccagagttgGGGGCCTGGAAAAAACATGggttttcagagagacagtttcataaagaaagaagaagaattgTCCTGCAGAATTGTCCAAGGGAACAGCCCTGATGACAACAAGCCGttgcctctggtgtatcagcaaAGGCCCCGTTTCAGGTCAGCTGATGAAGTGTTCAGAGAGGTAGACCAAAGGAATCCTGGAAGACCACCGTCTTATGAAGAGGCTACTAAAAACTGCCTGGCCACTAAAATTCCCTCCCACAATCTCACAGTTCAATCTATGAGATTAAAGATGTCAAACCAGGACGCTTTGCCACCACATTCATGCAGCAGCTGTGCACAGGACGCAGCATATACAGCTCTAAGGGATCTAGCCAGTGGCAGAGTTTCTGCAGCAACGGACTCTGAGGCGGAAACTGAAACCCTCAGTGTCACTGTGGGAAAAAACTCCCGTGTGAGTTTACCTGTGACCCCGGGAGTCTACCGATTGAGAGCCATGTCTGAATCCTGTCAAAAGAACAAACTTGAGTATGTGGCTCGGAGGTGCAGCCAGCCCGTTTTTGAGGTAGACCAGATCCAGTATGCTAAGGAATCCTATGTTTAA
- the TAGAP gene encoding T-cell activation Rho GTPase-activating protein isoform X2, which produces MVAFSQCNLVWGCIFKLQNLRSMSSQRTDGTHCPLPVRRSCPHCSPLCTSHLTLVMLNGTFTCLREVKELWLDSLLGQTKGSKETRVSRAPRIKLLMKVLSSCNTSKTLNAGNMESLIECQSEADAKKCPQLVPVDTEDGLCHSMDGTKKRKKVISQSFTLRRRSANGNSSGQLDSGAKITLFGQPLALICGEDDTLPQPVQDLLAILCMKGPSTEGIFRKAANEKARKELKEDLNKGGNVDLKSKSVHLLAVVLKDFLRNIPSKLLSADLYEKWMQALEKPSKQEKIEELKEVADKLPRPNLVLLKHLLSLLHHISQNAKTNRMDSSNLAICVGPNMLSPEVDNTLPLEVQKEMNDKVTVLVEFLINNCSEIFGEDIALPVCASAEESSDHTNSSTEHLCAALQNDSAYDSPDPEAEGSPSNSQMKPPKGRSTSVSRRHPGHISAPSLTNFRNDISTMDRRYSEPDLSFQNRLEGRIRKQKLNKSEDNFPVQQKQPELEALEKRLAILPSQLSTDSLPKTSSTCSLESSDGSVFTSSPVVSPSSPKKTFLNRPQSFSTKATEDCSTSSREIKRHSMSFSFANRRKTLKKTQSWGPGKNMGFQRDSFIKKEEELSCRIVQGNSPDDNKPLPLVYQQRPRFRSADEVFREVDQRNPGRPPSYEEATKNCLATKIPSHNLTVQSMRLKMSNQDALPPHSCSSCAQDAAYTALRDLASGRVSAATDSEAETETLSVTVGKNSRVSLPVTPGVYRLRAMSESCQKNKLEYVARRCSQPVFEVDQIQYAKESYV; this is translated from the exons TGTAACTTGGTCTGGGGATGCATCTTTAAACTGCAAAATCTAAGGTCCATGAGCAGTCAAAGGACAGATGGCACCCACTGCCCTTTACCAGTAAGGAGAAGCTGCCCACACTGCAGCCCGCTCTGCACATCCCACCTCACACTGGTGATGCTAAATGGAACCTTTACCTG TTTGCGGGAGGTGAAAGAGCTCTGGCTGGACTCACTCCTTGG GCAAACAAAAGGATCGAAGGAAACCAGAGTGTCCAGAGCTCCCCGGATCAAACTCCTAATGAAAGTGTTAAGCAGCTGTAATACT TCAAAGACACTAAATGCTGGGAACATGGAGAGTCTGATTGAGTGCCAGTCAGAG GCTGATGCCAAGAAATGCCCCCAGCTGGTCCCAGTAGATACTGAAGACGGACTTTGCCACTCAATGG AtggaacaaagaaaagaaagaaggtgaTATCACAGTCATTTACTCTGAGACGAAGGTCTGCCAATGGGAATTCCTCAGGGCAGCTAGATTCGGGTGCCAAAATCACTCTGTTTGGCCAGCCGCTGGCACTCATCTGTGGGGAAGATGACACACTCCCCCAGCCAGTTCAG gatCTCCTAGCTATACTGTGTATGAAAGGACCTTCCACTGAAGGGATATTCAGAAAAGCTGCCAATGAGAAAGCACGAAAAGAGTTGAAGGAGGATCTAAACAAAGGCGGGAACGTTGATTTAAAAAGCAAATCTGTGCACCTGCTGGCAGTGGTCTTGAAG GACTTCCTCCGAAATATTCCCTCCAAACTCCTGTCGGCTGACCTCTATGAGAAGTGGATGCAAGCTCTAGAGAAGCCAAGCAAGCAGGAAAAAATTGAAGAATTGAAAGA GGTGGCTGACAAACTGCCGAGACCAAACCTTGTGTTGCTCAAGCACTTGCTGTCTCTGCTCCACCACATCAGCCAAAATGCCAAGACCAACAGGATGGACTCCAGCAATCTGGCCATCTGCGTTGGACCAAATATGCTGAGCCCAGAGGTGGACAACACGCTCCCGCTGGAAGTGCAGAAGGAGATGAATGACAAG gtgacagtgttgGTGGAGTTTCTCATAAACAACTGCTCAGAAATATTTGGGGAGGACATTGCCTTGCCTGTCTGTGCCTCGGCTGAGGAGTCATCAGATCACACCAACAGCTCCACAG AACACCTATGTGCTGCTCTTCAGAATGACTCTGCCTATGACAGCCCGGATCCTGAAGCTGAAGGCAGCCCTAGTAACTCTCAGATGAAGCCGCCCAAAGGGAGGAGCACTAGTGTGAGCAGAAGACATCCAGGACACATCTCTGCCCCTTCACTGACTAATTTCAGAAATGACATCAGCACGATGGACAGGAGGTACTCAGAGCCAGACCTGTCCTTCCAGAACCGCCTTGAAGGCAGGATAAGGAAGCAGAAGCTGAACAAAAGTGAGGACAATTTTCCGGTTCAGCAGAAACAGCCAGAGTTGGAGGCACTGGAGAAACGTCTTGCAATCTTACCTTCACAATTATCAACTGACTCTCTACCCAAAACATCCTCCACTTGCTCCCTGGAGAGCTCTGATGGCTCAGTCTTCACCAGCTCCCCAGTAGTTTCACCCTCTAGTCCCAAAAAGACCTTTTTAAATAGGCCCCAGTCCTTTTCCACCAAGGCTACCGAAGACTGCAGTACATCTAGCAGAGAGATCAAAAGGCATTCCATGTCATTCTCTTTTGCAAATCGCAGGAAAactctaaaaaaaacccagagttgGGGGCCTGGAAAAAACATGggttttcagagagacagtttcataaagaaagaagaagaattgTCCTGCAGAATTGTCCAAGGGAACAGCCCTGATGACAACAAGCCGttgcctctggtgtatcagcaaAGGCCCCGTTTCAGGTCAGCTGATGAAGTGTTCAGAGAGGTAGACCAAAGGAATCCTGGAAGACCACCGTCTTATGAAGAGGCTACTAAAAACTGCCTGGCCACTAAAATTCCCTCCCACAATCTCACAGTTCAATCTATGAGATTAAAGATGTCAAACCAGGACGCTTTGCCACCACATTCATGCAGCAGCTGTGCACAGGACGCAGCATATACAGCTCTAAGGGATCTAGCCAGTGGCAGAGTTTCTGCAGCAACGGACTCTGAGGCGGAAACTGAAACCCTCAGTGTCACTGTGGGAAAAAACTCCCGTGTGAGTTTACCTGTGACCCCGGGAGTCTACCGATTGAGAGCCATGTCTGAATCCTGTCAAAAGAACAAACTTGAGTATGTGGCTCGGAGGTGCAGCCAGCCCGTTTTTGAGGTAGACCAGATCCAGTATGCTAAGGAATCCTATGTTTAA